The genomic stretch GCCTCATCTACTCCACGCTAAGCGAACGTTTCCTCCTTTCTCTGGTCTATGCGGGCGTGAACTGCGTGGCACGCCGCACGCGCACCAAACGCACGTACGCCGGTCGGTGCCACGACACACCGGCGCTGGACCAGGACGCGAGCACAGGGGAGCCTGGTGGTGCCGGTGTTTGTCAATCAGGCCATCCATCGACACACAAACGTCCTCAACGCCGACGATCCAGGGATCGTCCTCCAGGATAGGTGGATGTATTCCGCCAAGAACATCCGGCTGATCCCAGGGACATGGCATGAATCAATGCGATCTGACACCAGGCCCGCTTATTGAAATGCGACGAAGACGACCTGCGATGGGGGTATTAGAGCATACGGGGTGTCGCTACACAATTCCTTTGGGGTACAACGAGGGGACCAAAAAGGGGACCAAAACGAACGTGAGAAACCCTGGCGGCCTGAGATGGTATCTCGATACGGACACAGGGATCGCTGGGTGCAGCCGTCCCGCTGGTCTTGATACGGAGGGGCGTGTCGAAGACCCGCACCACCTGCACAGCGGCGATTCTGCATCGGGACGGGGCATGCCTGGGGGGACGCCCCGGGCCGGGTGCCCCTGCCACACGGGCATGGCACCCTCCCGGCCTGACGGCACGCTAGGAAGCGCCCTGTGCGGAATCGGTCGCTAAAGCTATCGCCACTGCTTGCTCCATGGTCAGCTGGTAGCCTTCTTCCCAGAGCTCGATAAAGGCTATGTGGCTCAGATGTTCTCGAGCTGCTGCCAGCTGTTCCGTGTAGAGCTGATAGCGGGTATGATCGGGGGATCGTCGTAGCCCACCTACCTTTTCCCGCTGGCGCGCCGCTGCTCCAAAAAGGCGGATGGCATATGCATGACGCCGACGCCGGGTAGCCGCTGCCGCTAATCCTTCCAGCGAGGCTACGATCTTCACAAGCTTATCAAGAGTCTGGGCTAGCTGCAGGCTCTCGGCGTACAGCGCATCCATGTGCTCATAGTCGTGTGCTGCAAACGCAAGATGCCCGAGGCTATGCAGCGTTTCAACGACCTTCTCAACCGCCCCGATCTCTTTCGCCAGGAGGAGGTTTTCAGACAGGTACTGCTGAGCCCATTTGTATTTTCCCAGGAAGAGATATGAATCACCAAGAACCAGCAGCGTGTGGGCCAGGAGATGTTTAAATCCGTATTCGTGCGCATAAGGCAAGATACGTTTGCTGCGCTGAATGGCGTTTTGATACTCGCCTCTGGCGAACGCCACGGTCGCTAGATTATTCTGGATGATATTGCTTGCCTGGATTTCGCCCACCTTTTGAGCCACGGTGAGGCTTTCACAAAACCAGTATTCTGCGCGCTGGTAGTCACCTAAAGCCTCGGCGGTAGTTCCAAGGGTATTCAGAATATGCACTAGATGGCGCGTATCGGGCAGCGAGCGCGCGAGCGCCAGAGCCTCCATGCTATAGTCGTACGCTTGCTGAAATTGCTCCTGCGACGTCACGCTGATCGCCAGGTTGTTCAGGGTAGTGACCATCCCCAGGTGATCCTTGAGGCTCTGATAGACCTGGAGGGATTCTGTGAGCAACGCATGGGCCGAGTCACGATCCCCCTGAGCGTGAGCAAGCACCCCGGCGCTGTTCAGGGCCTTGGCCCGAGGCCCTGTTCCTTCATGTGGTGTCCGATCCAATACCAGGCCCAGCAAGCGCCGTCCCTCATCGAAATACCCGCGCATCAACCAGAAGCGTCCCAGCGATCCTACGAGACGAAGGGCCATATCGGGAGCGTGGTCCAACGACCACGTGAGGACAGTGGAAAAGTTTGCCCGCTCGATCTCCAGGCGGTCTAGGCAGGATACCTGGTGTGGTCCTTTCAGTTCCGGCTCCAGTGTCTCGGCCAGCTGGAGATAGTAGGCTGCATGTCGCTGGTGGATGAGCGCCGCACTGGCATCCGCCGCAAGAATCGCCTCCGCGTATGTGCGGATCGTCGTCAACATGCTGATGCGTGGATGCCCATCTGGTCCTGGTGATTGTTGCACCAGATGCTTGTCGATAAGCGTGAAGAGCCCGTCACGGATATCGATGCTGCGATCTTCAGGATCTTCACAGATCGCGATAGCTGCCTCGGCGGTACATCCACCAACAAAGATGCTCAATCGCGCGAATAATCGCTGCGCTCCACGACCGAGCGTATCGTAGCTCCACGCAATGGTACGCGTGATGGTTTGCTGGCGTTCGGGTCGATCGTGCGCCGTATCGACCAGAAGCGCGAGCGGGCTACGGAGTTGAGCGAGGAGTGCCGGGAGTGAGACATGGGGCGCCCAGGCCGCTGCCAACTCGATGGCGAGAGGCAACCCATCCAAGTGCGTGCAGATGCCGACGACCGTAGTGACATTCTCTGGGAGCAGTGTGAAGTCTGGCTTGCGCTGCTGCACGCGCTCCACAAAGAGTGCTACCGCTGGGCTACGAGCGACATGGGTGATCGAAGGAAGGTGCGCCATATCTGGAACTGCCAGCGGTGCCACAGGAACCTGCCATTCGCTGCGTAAATGCAGAGCGGTGCGGGAAGTGACGAGAATCGACAGCCGCCGACAGTGGGCCAGGAGGGTGCCGATCAGGGGTGCCGCGTCGATAATTTGCTCGAAGTTGTCCAGGACCAACAGGTGCTGCTGCTCGCGTAGGGCCTCCAAGATCTGTTGGAGCGATGTTTGCCGGTTATCCCCTTGCAGTTGGAGCGCCTGCTTGATCGTTGATGGAACCAGGATGGGATCACTGATAGGCGCGAGATCCACAAACGTAACGCTGCTGGCGAAATATGGCACGAGATCTATCGCAGCCTGGAGGGCCAGATGTGTTTTCCCGACACCGGGAGGCCCAAGGAGAGTCATAAGGCGGACATCGGGGCGCTGCAACTGTCGGCAAATGTGTGCCAGTTCGTCCGCCCGTCCGATCAGCGCTGTAGGCGGTCGTGGGATCTGGGCCAGACATGTGCTCGATGCGGGAAGCTGCCCATGGTCTACCCCGCGCTGTGGGAGTAGTGGATCTCGCTGACCGGTACGCGCAAAGCGGTTCAGCGCTGCACGCTCCGCGGGCGGTACACAGAGGCAATCCAGTAAGCGGATCAGGGTTTGTTTGCCAGGGCGGCGCACATTCTGCTCAATGCGCTTGATCGTCTCGATGGCACAACCGACGCATGTGGCGAGTTCAGCTTGCGTTAGATCCAGCGCACGGCGCTGCTGCTTGAGCCACGCTCCAAAGCTGGTCTCCTCTTCCATTGGCAAATCCTCCACAAGATAGCACATAGCCCTATGGCGGTAGGTATGCTCATTTGAGCATTCGATACTGGTCGTGAGATGGTCTGCGAGGGTCGTCATCGCCAGCATGACCAGGCCAGGCCGAAGGCTACCGATCGACCATAGCCCATGCCCAGCGACCGAGCGCGCGGCGCGTTTTGGCGGTGGGGATCTGGTCAAGCGCCTGCGTTGGAACGTCAACCCACGTATGCTTACGAGCGATTGCCGAGCGATGCTCGAAGGAGGCGGGATCGATGGAACACTCGCTCCTGCGGTTTATGCTTCCTCGCTCATGGCCTACCGTGGCGGAGGTTCTCTCCTCAACCAGACCTGAGTTGAGCCTATTCCCGCCAGTCACACGGGCAATGGCGATGGTCGCTGGCATGCTGCTGGCTCCAGGGAGCAAACACGCACACAGGACGAGCGTAGCATCAAGGCGGCGGCAAGGTGTGAGCCAGGTCATACCTTTTCTCGTGCAGAAAGAGAAAGGGGGGCTGGGACAAGTATACCGATTCTATCGATACCTGCAAACTCATGAAGTGCGCTGGTAGGGCTACGTCAAAGTCGGGCTGGAACGGACCGATGAGCGCGAGGGGTCGATCGACGGACGCGCCATACGTCCGTACGGCAGGGGCCGACCTCGATCGTGGGGCATGCGCGGCGCGGTACCCACCAGCGGTAGCAGCTGACAGGTACGCTTTTGGGTGAAGCCGGTTTGCAGAAGCGCCATCGGTCGCGGCAACCCGGGA from Herpetosiphonaceae bacterium encodes the following:
- a CDS encoding tetratricopeptide repeat protein — translated: MLAMTTLADHLTTSIECSNEHTYRHRAMCYLVEDLPMEEETSFGAWLKQQRRALDLTQAELATCVGCAIETIKRIEQNVRRPGKQTLIRLLDCLCVPPAERAALNRFARTGQRDPLLPQRGVDHGQLPASSTCLAQIPRPPTALIGRADELAHICRQLQRPDVRLMTLLGPPGVGKTHLALQAAIDLVPYFASSVTFVDLAPISDPILVPSTIKQALQLQGDNRQTSLQQILEALREQQHLLVLDNFEQIIDAAPLIGTLLAHCRRLSILVTSRTALHLRSEWQVPVAPLAVPDMAHLPSITHVARSPAVALFVERVQQRKPDFTLLPENVTTVVGICTHLDGLPLAIELAAAWAPHVSLPALLAQLRSPLALLVDTAHDRPERQQTITRTIAWSYDTLGRGAQRLFARLSIFVGGCTAEAAIAICEDPEDRSIDIRDGLFTLIDKHLVQQSPGPDGHPRISMLTTIRTYAEAILAADASAALIHQRHAAYYLQLAETLEPELKGPHQVSCLDRLEIERANFSTVLTWSLDHAPDMALRLVGSLGRFWLMRGYFDEGRRLLGLVLDRTPHEGTGPRAKALNSAGVLAHAQGDRDSAHALLTESLQVYQSLKDHLGMVTTLNNLAISVTSQEQFQQAYDYSMEALALARSLPDTRHLVHILNTLGTTAEALGDYQRAEYWFCESLTVAQKVGEIQASNIIQNNLATVAFARGEYQNAIQRSKRILPYAHEYGFKHLLAHTLLVLGDSYLFLGKYKWAQQYLSENLLLAKEIGAVEKVVETLHSLGHLAFAAHDYEHMDALYAESLQLAQTLDKLVKIVASLEGLAAAATRRRRHAYAIRLFGAAARQREKVGGLRRSPDHTRYQLYTEQLAAAREHLSHIAFIELWEEGYQLTMEQAVAIALATDSAQGAS